One Bythopirellula goksoeyrii genomic window, ACAACTCAAATGGTGAATCGGTACCGTTATCTAGTAGCGGGCAGAAAGTAGCTTCGCAGGCATGAATATAGTCTAGTCTAGCAGTGGGACGCACGCAAGAAAGGCTGCGATCTATAGAGGCCGTTTAGTCTCATATTTCATCTGTCATCTTGTCTTTGATCGTCAGATCAGTCACATTTCCCTAATATTCTCGATTTGGAAAGCTACAGTCCAAGCCACATAAAATGGAAACCTTTATTCTCATCGGAATCTTGTATAGGTATTTACTAGATATGATTCTAAGGTTCAATCGTCTCTTATTGTTCTTGTGCGCGATTACCGCTTCTTATGGTACTGCATCAGAGTTTCAGCTTGCGAAAGCACCCCTCGTGACACGCTGGGCGAAAGATGTCTCGCCGGAAAATGCCTGGCAAGAATATCCGCGGCCACAAATGGTGCGTTCTGATTGGACGAATCTCAATGGGCTCTGGGATTATGCGATTCGCCCTCGGAACGGCGAAAAGCCATCAGAGTGGGATGGGGAGATTCTGGTACCATTTGCCGTTGAATCGGCTTTGAGTGGAGTAGGCAAGACGGTTTCTCCAGATGAGAAATTGTGGTATCGCCGGAAGTTTTCCAAACCGTCTGTTCCTGATGGGGATCGCTTGTTGCTCCATTTCGGAGCTGTCGACTGGCGATGCAGCGTGTGGGTGAACGGCCAGCTGGTTGGCGAGCACGAGGGAGGTTTCGATCCGTTCAGCTTCGACATTACAAATGCATTACGCGACGGCAATAACGAAATTGTTCTAGCAGTTTGGGACCCGACCGATACAGGCACTCAGCCGCGCGGCAAGCAGGTACTCAAGCCCCATGGCATTTGGTACACGGCTGTGACAGGCATCTGGCAAACGGTTTGGCTTGAGACAGTGCCGAGTGATCACATCAAGTCCCTCAAGATTGTTCCGGATGTTGATGCGGGTAGCGTTCATGTCACGGTAAACGCTACCGGTGGCAAACGTGTGCGAGTGGTGGCAAGCGATAAGGATGGCAGCTCTGAAGCGGAAGGCAAGGTTGGAGATGATACAGTTGTCAAAATCGAAAACCCCCAATTGTGGACTCCCGATTCGCCCCATCTTTACGACCTCAAAATCGAATTGTTGGACAATGAAAAGGTGGTTGACACAGTCGATAGCTACTGCGGCCTGCGCAAGATTGAAGTTCGCAAGGATGATATGGGGATCAATCGGCTTTTTTTAAATAACGAGGAGCTCTTTCAATACGGCCCCCTTGATCAAGGTTGGTGGCCTGATGGACTGTATACCCCTCCCACGGACGAGGCGATCAAATTCGATATAGAAAAGACCAAGCAATTTGGCATGAACATGGCACGCAAGCATACCAAGGTCGAATCGGCACGGTGGTACTACTGGTGTGACAAACTCGGCTTGCTCGTTTGGCAAGACATGCCATCGGGGGATGCTGACAAGACAGATGAGAGCAAAGCGAACTACCGCCGAGAACTGAAGGCGATGATCGACACCTTGCACAATCATCCCTCTATTGTCATGTGGGTCCCATTCAACGAGGGCTGGGGACAACACGATACTCAGGAGGTGGTGGCTTGGTTGGAGGCGTACGATCCTAGCAGACCTATCAATGAAGCGAGCGGCTGGCATGACCGTGGCAGCGGCCTCATTTCTGACACACATAGCTATCCCGGCCCAGCCATGCGACCGATGGAAGAAGATCGTGTTATTGTGCTCGGCGAATTTGGCGGGTTAGGAATGCCAGTTCCAGGAC contains:
- a CDS encoding glycoside hydrolase family 2 protein; this translates as MTRWAKDVSPENAWQEYPRPQMVRSDWTNLNGLWDYAIRPRNGEKPSEWDGEILVPFAVESALSGVGKTVSPDEKLWYRRKFSKPSVPDGDRLLLHFGAVDWRCSVWVNGQLVGEHEGGFDPFSFDITNALRDGNNEIVLAVWDPTDTGTQPRGKQVLKPHGIWYTAVTGIWQTVWLETVPSDHIKSLKIVPDVDAGSVHVTVNATGGKRVRVVASDKDGSSEAEGKVGDDTVVKIENPQLWTPDSPHLYDLKIELLDNEKVVDTVDSYCGLRKIEVRKDDMGINRLFLNNEELFQYGPLDQGWWPDGLYTPPTDEAIKFDIEKTKQFGMNMARKHTKVESARWYYWCDKLGLLVWQDMPSGDADKTDESKANYRRELKAMIDTLHNHPSIVMWVPFNEGWGQHDTQEVVAWLEAYDPSRPINEASGWHDRGSGLISDTHSYPGPAMRPMEEDRVIVLGEFGGLGMPVPGHTWQDQANWGYVSYQTKEELTDAYVALLDAMRFLIGQGLSAAVYTQTSDVEIEVNGLLTYDRELEKMDSAKITAAAKRLFEPPPTLTEIVPTSEKSPQTWQYTTIEPASDWMNSGFDDSNWQAGQGGFGTEGTPGAVIGTIWNTSDIWLRRSFQIDSEPEADDVYLRVHHDEDAEVYLNGKRIASLSKYTTDYKYIPLKAPAELLFGENSLAVHCHQTGGGQFIDVGLVLATEQELPEDPDAID